Part of the Maridesulfovibrio sp. genome, TGCCTTTCCTGAACAACATCCACAAGGCAACCAAAGCCATGTCTCTCGAACGCGCCACCGCAGGCCTGCCTGCCCCCCTGCATCCCGGTGCTGAAAAATTCTACCGCGAAGTCGGTGTGATTAAGTAATTACGATTAAGGGCGGTGGATAAACCCACCGCCCCATACTCTCTTTCCAAGGATATCTTATGGCCGACACCAATCCCCCAAAGCCGGCAGTTAAGAAAGATTCTGGCGGTGAAACCATTGCTATCAAACGTGTGATAGAGGGCAAAACTGCCAAATTGCTTTATGCCACGGGCATCATATGTTCCCTGTTTCATCTCTGGGTAAACACCATCGGCATCATGCCGGAAATTCAGCGCAACGCTGTTCATTACTCTTTCATGCTCTTCATCGGGTTCCTGCAGTATCCGATGCTAAAAAAACACGCCCGTGAAACCCTGCCAATTGATTATTTTCTGGCAATCCTGTCCTTTGCAACAGGCCTTTATCTTGTTTTTTTTGAAGACGCCCTGCACATGCGCAATGAAGTGCCGATAATGGCCGACCTCATTGCCGCAGGTCTGGCGATTGTTCTTTTGATGGAAATAACCCGCAGGACCACAGGGTTGCTCATTCCATGTCTGGCGGTAGTATTTCTGGCCTACGGACTTGGCGGCGGACAGTATCTGGACGGGCTATGGCATTTTCCGGGCGTAACCATCCAGCGCATGCTGTACCGCATGTACTTTGCGCCGGACGGAATATTCGGAACCATCGCCACCATATCCAGTACCTTTGTATTTCTGTTCGTGCTTTTTGCCTCGTTCCTGATCAAATCCGGAGCAGGAGAATTCATCATCAAGCTGGCAATGGCCACCATGGGACGCACAATCGGCGGCCCTGCAAAAATGGCTGTTTTCGCTTCCGGCTTCATGGGCTCTGTTTCCGGCAGCGCTGTTGCAAATACCGTTGGCACTGGTTCCATCACCATCCCCATGATGAAAAAAACCGGATTCCCCAGCGTGTTTGCCGGAGGAGTTGAAGCCGCCGCCTCCACAGGCGGACAGCTCATGCCTCCCATCATGGGTGCGGGCGCGTTTATCATGAGCCAGTGGACTCAGATTCCATACCTGACTATTGTCGGCGTGGCCTTCATTCCGGCGATCATGTATTTTATCAGTGTGGCTTTCTTTGTCCATCTACGGGCCAAAAAGCTGGGCATCAAACCTATTCCTGAAGAAGACATCCCGCGTATCGGCGATGTTATGAAAGAAGGCTGGAACTTCTTCATACCTATCGGCGCGCTCATGGTTCTGCTCATGTACGGATTCACCCCGACCTTTGCTGCCTGCGGCGGTATTGCTGCCATTGTTGTTTCCAGCTGGCTTAACCCCAAGACCCGCATGTCCGTTCGAGACATCATGGATGCACTTGCTTCCGGCGGACAGAACATGGTCACTACAGGTGTTATCCTGCTCTGCTCCGGTATTGTGGTCGGCGTGGTGCTCATGGTCGGCATGGGCATTAAATTCTCCATGCTCATCACCATGATCGCCGGCAACAGCCTGCTCCTAACAATCATCATGGTTGCGGCTGCATCCCTCGTATTAGGTATGGGGCTGCCCGTAACCGCCTCCTATATCGTCCTGGCTGTCCTTGCTGCCCCGGCCATGCAAATGCTCGGCACAAGCCTTATAGCAGCCCATATGCTTATCTTCTGGTACTCTCAGGATGCCAACGTGACCCCGCCGGTCTGCCTTGCGGCTTACAGCGCCTCAGGCATCTCCGGCTCCAAGCCGCTGGAAACGGGATTTGAATCATGGAAAATCGCCAAGGGACTGTATATAATCCCCCTGCTGTTCTGTTACACCCCGATCCTTTTCGAGGGACCGCTCTGGCAGGTTGCCGAGACCGTCATTACCGCCACTGCAGGCCTATTCTGCTTTGCGGTATTCTTTGAAGGATTTTGCACCTATGCACTCAATATCATCCAGCGGGCCTTATATATGGGAGCCGCAACGCTGCTGCTCTGGCCTGACATGCGGCTGCATGCTGCAGGCGCGGTCTTATTGGCTGTGATGATACTGCGTGAGCGGTCAGTCTTCAGAAAGCAGGCTTTTGAAACCGCTTGATCCAAGCGCAAAACAACAACCTTATGGGAAAGTTTCAAGTCAGAAACTTTCCCTTTTTTTAACAGACATGTTAAATAGAATATAATCTTTTCCACCTAATTTTTTTCAAGGAGCTGAACTATGATCACCATCATGAAAGAAAGCAGCGGCCCCATGCTGGCGGTAACGGCCACAGGCAAAGTTACAGGCAATGATTATACTGAAGTCTGGATTCCCGCCCTGCAAAAAACAATTATGGAGCACGGCAAATGCAGGGCCCTGCTTTATATGGATGAAAATTTCAAGGGCTGGGACTTGAAGGCCATGTGGGAAGACACCAAATTCGGTTTTGCCCACCGCAATGACTTTGAAAGGCTGGCTGTTGTAGGCGGTCCCGCGTGGGTTGAATGGGGTACCAAAGTTGCCGGGGCAATGGTTAGCGGAGAAGTGAAAACCTATCCAGCAGGAGAACTGGAAGCAGCATTAAAATGGATGGCTGAATAAAAACACTATGCACAAAAAAGAAGTTAACGACAGCAACATCGGAATATTCAACAACCTGATGCAGAATTACGAAGCTGAATTCTCAGCTATTACCGGAAAACACCCGGATCGACAGGGACTGTACGAACTGGATGTAACTATCTCGGAAGAACATCCGGGGTATTTATTGTACGAAGGAGATAATCCGATTGGTTTTGCCGTATTGGGAAAACACTCTGAAATAAACGATGTTGCTGAATTTTACATTGTGCCCAGTTTCCGCAGGCGGGAATTCGGGAAAAAATTCGCCTTTGAGCTCTTTAACCTCTGCCCGGGACCATGGCAAGTCCGCCAGATAGAAGGAGCTGATAGAGCAAAGGTTTTCTGGAGGATGATCATAAACGAATACACCGGCGGACAATATAGTGAAGTAAAAGAAGACGATCCGTATTGGGGTCCGGTAACCAAACAGGAATTTCACAGCCGGACTGTTTAAGAAAATTCAAAGGTAACTTGGCAGTAAAAAAAATGACCCAAAAAAAAGCCCCAGCCATAAATAAATATGACCGGGGCTTTTTACACGACGAATCGTGCGAAAAATGAAACAGAAGCTTAGCTTACTGTTTTCTTAGCTACGGGCTTAACAACAGCGCCGGAGCGGATGCAGCGGGTACAAGCTTTAATGCTTTTTACTTCACCGCTGGGAAGCTGAGTGCGGACTTTCTGCAGGTTAGGCATGAAACGTCTCTTAGTCTTGTTGTGAGCATGAGAAACATTGTTGCCAGTCTGAGGACCTTTACCGCATATATCGCATACCTGGGACATGTTGAACCTCCTTGATGGTAGTCACTTTTTTAACTTGCCGGAAAGCACAGATTCCCGCAAGGGAAATTGCTCTTCCCGAACAAAAGAGGTATCATTTAAACGCTCGCTCTGGAAAATGCAAGCTCTTTTTCCTTGACAGAAGAAAAAAAACTCATATAGGAAACCCTTCCGCGAGGAAAAATATGTCTGAACTCTGGATTACATTAAACGACATCCCCGAAGAGGGACAAAATTTTGTTTTCGAGGACCAGAATTTCTGGTCTGCAGCTTGGAAACAGTACAAAGTAGACGTCAAACCCGGCGATGCGCTGGTGTCTGAGGTCTATGTCCTTCCTCAGGATAAAGGATGCCTTGTCAGAGGTGGAACCAAAGGTTCCGTGACAATAGCATGCGACAGATGCACGGCAGACTACAAGCACAATATTTCTACCGAATTCGAGGAATATGAGCAGGTCGCTGAAGATGGGGATGATGAAGAATCACCCGTCGTAAAGACCAAAGAAGGACTCAAAATCGATATCGGTGCCCTCCTCTGGGAGCATTTTGTAATTGCACTTCCGATTAAGCCCCTTTGCAAAGAAGAATGCAAGGGACTTTGCGCCAAGTGCGGAGCCGACCTTAATATGGGCGGCTGCGAATGCGAACGGGAAGAGGGCGATCCAAGGCTTGCGGTTTTCCGCAATCTTAAGATAAAGAACTAAATTCCGGTCCGCACGGATCGGTTTAAAAAAAACTCTTTAGGAGACTTAGTCATGGCACAGCCGAAAAAGAAAACTTCCAAATCCCGCAGAAACATGCGTCGTTCCCACGACCACGTAGCAACCCCCAACGTAGTATACTGCGAGTGCGGTGAACCCATCATCCCTCACAGAGCTTGCTCTTCTTGCGGTTCCTACAAAGGTCGTCAGGTAATCAATTCCGAAGATGCCTAGCATAATACCCCGCATTGCCGTAGACGCCATGGGTGGCGACTACGGTCTTTCGGTTATAGTTCCCGCCGCGGTAAATGCCGCTAAAACGGGACTTCCGATTACGCTGGTAGGTGATGAGCACATGATCCGGTCCGAGCTTGAAAAGCTTGATACCGGATCATGTGTTATTGATATTGTCCACGCTTCTCAGGTTGTCACAATGGAAGACAAACCTGCCGACGCAATGCGCAAGAAGAAGGACTCGTCAATTCAGGTCGCTTGCAGACTGGTCAAGGAGGGCAAGGCCGACGGTGTCGTCAGTGCCGGTAACTCCGGAGCTACAGTCGCCTGCGGCATGTTCACTATCGGCCGGATCAAGGGAGTCCTGCGTCCGGGTATGGCCGGAATTCTGCCCACTGAAAAGAAACCCATGGTCCTGCTTGATGTAGGAGCCAATGTGGATTCCAAACCGGAACACCTTTTCCAGTTCGGCCTCATGGCCGATGTTCTGGCCCGTGACGTGCTGGGTTACGAAAACCCGCGCATCGGTCTTTTGACCATCGGTGAAGAGGAAGGCAAAGGCAACACACTGGTAAAGACCACCTACGATATGCTCAAGAATTCATCCTTGAATTTCATGGGTAATATTGAAGGACGTGATATCTTTACCGGCGATGTAGATATTGCCGTTTGTGACGGTTTCGTGGGCAACGTGGCACTCAAGCTGGCTGAAGGGCTGGCCCACAGTTTCGGCAGCCTGCTGAAAGGCGAACTCAAGCGCGACATCGTTTCCAAGCTGGGAGCAATGCTCGCAATGAAAGCTTTTAAAAGATTCAGTAGACTGTTAGACAAGTCTGAGTACGGCGGAGCTCCGGTCCTCGGACTGAAAGGAATTGTCCTTGTCTGCCATGGTAAAGCCGATTCCCGGGCAGTGGAAAAAGCCATTGAAATGGCTGCTACCTTTGTCAAAAACGATGCTGTCGCCCACCTGAAAGAAGGGTTGGCCGCGCATAAGGAAATCACCGCACCTGAATTCTAGTGTAACGCCCTCAATCAATTTGACGGGCGCAACACCAGAGCGGACTTCCTGCGGTCCTGTTTCGGACAGTAGGCGCATCACCCGGAAAATCGATCCCTTTCCATCCTAAAACAGGAATGGCGTAATGAGTACTTTCTCACATATCAGGGGCCTTGGTTTCCATGTCCCTGAGCGGCTATACACTAACAGTGATCTTGAGAAATTCGTTGATACCAACGATGAATGGATAACCACCCGCACCGGAATCAAACAGCGCCATGTTGTTGAAGACGAAACATGTCTGGATCTGGCTTATGAGGCATCTGTAAAAGCCCTCAAAGCCGCAGGCATGGAAGCGGAAGAACTCACCCACATAATCATCGCCACCTTCACCGGCGATATGCCTGTTCCCACCACATCCTGCCTGCTCATGGAGCGGCTGGGTATCAAAAACAGGGCAGCCATGGACCTTTCTGCGGCCTGCTCCGGCTTTGTATACGCTGTTGAGGTGGCCCGGGCACTCATCAATCTCGATCCCTCTTCAAAAATTCTGGTTTGCGGTTCTGAAGTTCTCACCAGCCGGGTCAACTGGGAAGACCGTTCCACCTGCGTTCTCTTCGGAGACGGAGCAGGCGCGGTGATAATGACTGCCGGCACTGACGGAGAACCCGGAAGAGTAATCGACACATTAATCCGCGCCGATGGCGGTCCTGGCATGAACCTGACCATTAAAGGTGCAGGCTCCGCCTACCCCTACAAAAAAGGGGATACGGTAGGTGTTGAACACTTCGTAGAAATGCAGGGACGTGAAATTTACAAACACGCGGTCCGCTCCATGACCTCCATCTCCAATGAAATACTTGAGAGACAGGGATTGACCATTAAGGATGTTGACGTACTGCTCCCCCATCAGGCCAACATGCGCATCATTGAGGCCGTGGGCAAGAAGCTGGGTATTGAACGCGAAAAGGTTTTTGCAAATGTGGATAAATTCGGCAACACCTCTGCCGCATCAATCCCCATCGCACTTGCCGACGCAAAGGAATCCGGCTTTATCAAGGATGGGGATCTGGTCCTTCTGGCCACCTTTGGCGGCGGCCTGACCTGGGGATCTTCTTTGGTCCGATTCTAATGCGGTGTTTTCTAAAATTCTGCTGTTTTGCACTGAATTTTAACAACACCTCTGTATAAAAGGGAAAAACAACATTGTGCAAACGCACATGTATGTTTAAACAAATTAATTTAGATTAAATTTGCAGTCAAAGCCGCTTTAGGCTATGAGACGCAGGACTAGATTAATTCAACATAGAGGGAAGTAAATGAGTGAACTGCCAAGCACCGCCCTTGTAACGGGTGGTTCCAGAGGAATCGGAGAAGCCTGCGCCAAGAGGCTCGCCAAAGACGGCTTTGAAGTGATTATCACCTACGTAAGCCGCCCCGAAGGAGCCGAAAAAGTCTGCGCTGAAATTGAAGCTGCAGGCGGCAAGGCCCGCTCATTCAAGCTTGATTCTTCTGACCGTGAAGCTGTAACTACCTTTTTCAAGGAAGAGATCAAGGGCAAGGTAAAGCTGGATGTTCTGGTAAACAACGCCGGAATCACCCGTGACGGCCTTCTGGTCCGTATGAAGGATGAAGACTGGGACAAAGTTCTGGACATCAACCTGACCGGAGCCTTCACCTGCCTGCGCGAATCCGCAAAGATCATGATGAAGCAGCGTTACGGAAGGATCATCAACATTTCCTCTGTAGTTGGACAGGCCGGTAATGCCGGACAGGCCAACTACGTATCGGCCAAAGCCGGCCTCATCGGGCTGACCAAGGCCAGCGCCATTGAACTTGCTCCGCGCGGTGTCACTGTGAATGCCGTTACACCGGGATTCATTCAGACCGACATGACCGCAGAACTGCCTGAAAAAGTCATGGCGCAGATGATGGATAACATACCGCTGAAAAAACTCGGCACATCCGATGATATAGCAAACGCGGTTTCTTTCCTTGCCAAGGACGAATCCGGTTATATCACAGGCCAGACTCTCGCTGTTAACGGCGGGATGTACATGTAATCAAGAAACACTAAATAATGATTTGGAGGGGACTATGTCCGCAGCTGAAAAAGTAAAAGCAATTATCGTAGACCAGCTTGGCGTATCCGAAGACGAAATTAAACCCGAAGCTTCTTTTGTTGAAGACCTCGGTGCTGACTCTCTCGACCTGACCGAACTCATCATGGCTATGGAAGAAGAGTTCGACGTTGAGATCGAAGACGAAGAAGCTCAGAAGATCCTCAAAGTCAAGGATGCTATCGCATTCGTCGAAAGCAAGCAGTAGACTGATTGCTTACAAGGGTTTTTGAAAAGAGCGCCTTATTGCTCCTCACGGGCGTAAGGCGCTCCTTTTGTATTACCCTCCAAAAAAATTAACCCCAACATATTTTACAGGTTTAAATATATGAACAGGGTAGTAGTAACAGGCGTTTCCGCCATCACCCCTATTGGTAATAACATCGATACCAGCTGGGAAAACCTGCTCGCAGGCAAGTCCGGTATTGCTGAAATTACCGCCTTTGATGCAAGCGAATTTTCCGCCCGCATCGCAGGTGAAGTCAAAGGCTTTGACGCTAAAGATTTCATCCCCGTCAAACA contains:
- a CDS encoding TRAP transporter permease, producing MADTNPPKPAVKKDSGGETIAIKRVIEGKTAKLLYATGIICSLFHLWVNTIGIMPEIQRNAVHYSFMLFIGFLQYPMLKKHARETLPIDYFLAILSFATGLYLVFFEDALHMRNEVPIMADLIAAGLAIVLLMEITRRTTGLLIPCLAVVFLAYGLGGGQYLDGLWHFPGVTIQRMLYRMYFAPDGIFGTIATISSTFVFLFVLFASFLIKSGAGEFIIKLAMATMGRTIGGPAKMAVFASGFMGSVSGSAVANTVGTGSITIPMMKKTGFPSVFAGGVEAAASTGGQLMPPIMGAGAFIMSQWTQIPYLTIVGVAFIPAIMYFISVAFFVHLRAKKLGIKPIPEEDIPRIGDVMKEGWNFFIPIGALMVLLMYGFTPTFAACGGIAAIVVSSWLNPKTRMSVRDIMDALASGGQNMVTTGVILLCSGIVVGVVLMVGMGIKFSMLITMIAGNSLLLTIIMVAAASLVLGMGLPVTASYIVLAVLAAPAMQMLGTSLIAAHMLIFWYSQDANVTPPVCLAAYSASGISGSKPLETGFESWKIAKGLYIIPLLFCYTPILFEGPLWQVAETVITATAGLFCFAVFFEGFCTYALNIIQRALYMGAATLLLWPDMRLHAAGAVLLAVMILRERSVFRKQAFETA
- a CDS encoding STAS/SEC14 domain-containing protein, which produces MITIMKESSGPMLAVTATGKVTGNDYTEVWIPALQKTIMEHGKCRALLYMDENFKGWDLKAMWEDTKFGFAHRNDFERLAVVGGPAWVEWGTKVAGAMVSGEVKTYPAGELEAALKWMAE
- the rpmB gene encoding 50S ribosomal protein L28 yields the protein MSQVCDICGKGPQTGNNVSHAHNKTKRRFMPNLQKVRTQLPSGEVKSIKACTRCIRSGAVVKPVAKKTVS
- a CDS encoding DUF177 domain-containing protein — encoded protein: MSELWITLNDIPEEGQNFVFEDQNFWSAAWKQYKVDVKPGDALVSEVYVLPQDKGCLVRGGTKGSVTIACDRCTADYKHNISTEFEEYEQVAEDGDDEESPVVKTKEGLKIDIGALLWEHFVIALPIKPLCKEECKGLCAKCGADLNMGGCECEREEGDPRLAVFRNLKIKN
- the rpmF gene encoding 50S ribosomal protein L32, with the protein product MAQPKKKTSKSRRNMRRSHDHVATPNVVYCECGEPIIPHRACSSCGSYKGRQVINSEDA
- the plsX gene encoding phosphate acyltransferase PlsX, translating into MPSIIPRIAVDAMGGDYGLSVIVPAAVNAAKTGLPITLVGDEHMIRSELEKLDTGSCVIDIVHASQVVTMEDKPADAMRKKKDSSIQVACRLVKEGKADGVVSAGNSGATVACGMFTIGRIKGVLRPGMAGILPTEKKPMVLLDVGANVDSKPEHLFQFGLMADVLARDVLGYENPRIGLLTIGEEEGKGNTLVKTTYDMLKNSSLNFMGNIEGRDIFTGDVDIAVCDGFVGNVALKLAEGLAHSFGSLLKGELKRDIVSKLGAMLAMKAFKRFSRLLDKSEYGGAPVLGLKGIVLVCHGKADSRAVEKAIEMAATFVKNDAVAHLKEGLAAHKEITAPEF
- a CDS encoding beta-ketoacyl-ACP synthase III, translating into MSTFSHIRGLGFHVPERLYTNSDLEKFVDTNDEWITTRTGIKQRHVVEDETCLDLAYEASVKALKAAGMEAEELTHIIIATFTGDMPVPTTSCLLMERLGIKNRAAMDLSAACSGFVYAVEVARALINLDPSSKILVCGSEVLTSRVNWEDRSTCVLFGDGAGAVIMTAGTDGEPGRVIDTLIRADGGPGMNLTIKGAGSAYPYKKGDTVGVEHFVEMQGREIYKHAVRSMTSISNEILERQGLTIKDVDVLLPHQANMRIIEAVGKKLGIEREKVFANVDKFGNTSAASIPIALADAKESGFIKDGDLVLLATFGGGLTWGSSLVRF
- the fabG gene encoding 3-oxoacyl-[acyl-carrier-protein] reductase, which gives rise to MSELPSTALVTGGSRGIGEACAKRLAKDGFEVIITYVSRPEGAEKVCAEIEAAGGKARSFKLDSSDREAVTTFFKEEIKGKVKLDVLVNNAGITRDGLLVRMKDEDWDKVLDINLTGAFTCLRESAKIMMKQRYGRIINISSVVGQAGNAGQANYVSAKAGLIGLTKASAIELAPRGVTVNAVTPGFIQTDMTAELPEKVMAQMMDNIPLKKLGTSDDIANAVSFLAKDESGYITGQTLAVNGGMYM
- the acpP gene encoding acyl carrier protein, with the translated sequence MSAAEKVKAIIVDQLGVSEDEIKPEASFVEDLGADSLDLTELIMAMEEEFDVEIEDEEAQKILKVKDAIAFVESKQ